The Polaribacter tangerinus genome has a segment encoding these proteins:
- a CDS encoding YqaA family protein: MNKKLKKRKKKTAFIGKRLHNYYGRTGFYLFVWESVKKAFLPIALVVIGLFFFNKYVFDINQGLENITNTFSRVGVLITFFVSETIFGLIPPEIFIAWTKKTAHPILNLSILATLSYTGGLLSYFLGKTTLKIKSVKNYLEVKIAENLKNTKKWGGFLILVGALLPLPFAIACFAAGMIKYPFRNVAIFGIFRFLRFAIYAWAIFKVVT; encoded by the coding sequence TTGAACAAAAAGCTAAAAAAAAGAAAGAAAAAAACAGCCTTCATTGGTAAAAGGCTTCATAATTATTATGGCAGAACAGGCTTTTACTTATTTGTTTGGGAAAGTGTAAAAAAAGCATTTTTACCAATTGCCTTAGTAGTAATAGGGCTTTTCTTTTTTAACAAATATGTTTTTGACATAAACCAAGGCCTAGAAAATATTACAAATACTTTTTCTAGAGTCGGCGTTCTTATTACTTTTTTTGTATCAGAAACTATTTTTGGCCTTATACCTCCAGAAATTTTTATAGCTTGGACCAAAAAAACTGCACATCCAATTTTAAATTTATCCATTCTAGCAACCCTGTCATATACTGGTGGCTTACTTTCTTATTTTTTAGGAAAAACAACCTTAAAAATTAAATCAGTAAAAAATTATTTAGAAGTTAAAATCGCAGAAAACTTAAAAAACACAAAAAAATGGGGTGGTTTTTTAATATTAGTTGGTGCACTGCTTCCACTTCCTTTTGCAATTGCATGTTTTGCTGCAGGAATGATTAAATATCCTTTTAGAAACGTAGCTATTTTTGGCATATTCAGATTTTTACGCTTCGCAATTTATGCGTGGGCAATTTTTAAAGTCGTAACATAA
- the aat gene encoding leucyl/phenylalanyl-tRNA--protein transferase → MIWLTDKLVFPPYKDTSKEGIIALGGDLSVDRLIVAYSNGIFPWYCDGEPIVWYCPFKRMVLFPKNLKISKSMRKVIRNNTFEITENKAFEEVIYNCKSVNRKDEFGTWITDEMEQAYINLHKKGVAKSIEIWQDSVLVGGLYGVEVGAVFCGESMFSKVSNASKLAFIHLVKTKKYKVIDCQVYNDHLASLGAKEIDRDGFLAILKGKKNPE, encoded by the coding sequence ATGATTTGGTTAACGGATAAATTAGTATTTCCGCCATATAAAGATACATCAAAAGAAGGAATTATTGCTCTAGGAGGAGACTTATCTGTAGATAGATTAATAGTGGCTTATTCTAATGGTATTTTTCCATGGTATTGCGATGGTGAGCCAATTGTTTGGTATTGCCCTTTTAAAAGGATGGTGCTCTTTCCTAAGAATTTAAAAATTTCTAAGTCGATGCGTAAAGTTATTCGTAATAATACTTTTGAAATTACTGAAAATAAGGCTTTTGAGGAGGTTATTTACAATTGCAAAAGTGTGAATCGAAAAGATGAGTTTGGTACGTGGATAACCGATGAAATGGAACAAGCATATATAAATTTGCACAAAAAGGGTGTAGCAAAATCAATAGAAATATGGCAAGATTCTGTTTTAGTAGGTGGTTTATATGGTGTGGAAGTTGGGGCTGTTTTTTGTGGAGAAAGTATGTTCTCTAAAGTGTCTAACGCTTCTAAATTGGCTTTTATTCATTTGGTAAAAACAAAGAAATATAAGGTTATAGATTGTCAGGTTTATAACGATCATTTAGCAAGTTTGGGTGCAAAGGAGATTGATAGAGACGGTTTTTTAGCTATTTTAAAAGGTAAAAAAAATCCTGAGTAA
- a CDS encoding DUF1456 family protein codes for MGLTNNDILKKLRVAHKLRDTDIVAICALVDFKVSKAELGALFRSEDHDKYVECGDQILRNFLNGLIIHLRGPMPKKVEKK; via the coding sequence ATGGGACTAACAAATAATGACATTTTAAAAAAATTACGAGTTGCACACAAACTTCGTGATACAGACATTGTAGCAATTTGTGCTTTAGTAGATTTTAAAGTTTCTAAAGCAGAATTAGGGGCACTTTTTAGAAGCGAAGATCATGATAAATATGTAGAATGTGGAGATCAAATTTTAAGAAACTTTCTAAACGGACTAATCATTCATCTTCGGGGACCAATGCCAAA
- the mscL gene encoding large conductance mechanosensitive channel protein MscL: MLKEFKDFAMKGNLVDIAVGFVMGAAFKQVVTSFTGGIVSPLIGLIFNTDLKDLKWIVKEGLADETGNVVGEVAVLYGDFLTNVIDFIIVAFVMFLIVKGVNATKKKEEPAPEAPKGPSQEELLAEIRDLLAKK, from the coding sequence ATGCTTAAAGAGTTTAAAGACTTTGCAATGAAGGGAAACCTTGTAGATATTGCAGTAGGTTTTGTAATGGGTGCAGCTTTTAAACAAGTTGTTACGTCTTTTACTGGAGGAATTGTTTCTCCATTAATCGGTTTAATTTTTAATACAGATCTTAAAGATTTAAAATGGATTGTAAAAGAAGGTCTTGCAGACGAAACCGGTAATGTTGTTGGTGAAGTAGCTGTTTTATACGGTGATTTCTTAACAAATGTTATCGACTTTATTATTGTTGCATTTGTAATGTTCTTAATTGTAAAGGGCGTTAATGCTACTAAGAAGAAAGAAGAACCTGCACCAGAGGCTCCAAAAGGACCTAGTCAAGAAGAATTATTAGCAGAAATTAGAGACCTTTTGGCTAAAAAATAA